A part of Nostoc sp. HK-01 genomic DNA contains:
- a CDS encoding WD-repeat protein: protein MTLNRILWNSLIAPTVITIAISGCTQKTPNTQDLIAQSSKNTQLFRTFTTQSDSGYSVAYSPEISGVNNPNGVILASECWCKKYH from the coding sequence ATGACTCTCAACCGTATTTTGTGGAATTCCCTGATAGCACCGACAGTAATAACTATTGCTATTTCCGGTTGTACTCAAAAGACTCCTAATACTCAGGATTTAATTGCTCAGTCTTCAAAAAATACTCAGTTATTCCGTACTTTCACAACGCAGTCTGATTCAGGTTATTCGGTGGCTTATTCTCCAGAAATATCTGGGGTAAACAACCCTAATGGAGTAATTCTTGCGAGCGAGTGCTGGTGCAAAAAGTATCACTAA
- the gfa gene encoding putative glutathione-dependent formaldehyde activating enzyme, whose translation MNNWNLPWEGGCRCGQIRLQVNAPPLLTMACHCTGCQRMSASAFSLSVAIPSIGFSVLKGQPTIGGLHGTTRHYFCPHCMSWMFTRPEGMDEFVNLRVTMLDDVSWFKPFIETWTREKLTWAITSAFHSFETLPTYEDYASLIEEYAKQASKPLQ comes from the coding sequence ATGAACAACTGGAATTTACCTTGGGAAGGTGGATGCCGTTGCGGACAGATACGGCTTCAGGTGAATGCCCCACCTCTGCTGACAATGGCTTGCCACTGTACAGGTTGCCAGCGAATGAGCGCCAGTGCTTTTTCTTTGAGCGTTGCGATCCCAAGCATTGGCTTTTCAGTACTGAAGGGTCAACCAACTATTGGCGGCTTACATGGCACGACTCGCCACTACTTCTGCCCACACTGCATGAGTTGGATGTTTACTCGGCCGGAAGGAATGGATGAGTTCGTTAATCTGCGAGTGACGATGCTGGATGATGTGTCATGGTTCAAGCCGTTCATCGAAACTTGGACAAGAGAAAAGCTAACATGGGCCATAACTTCTGCGTTTCATAGCTTTGAGACTCTACCTACTTATGAAGATTATGCTTCTTTGATAGAAGAATACGCCAAGCAAGCATCGAAACCTTTACAATAA
- a CDS encoding short-chain dehydrogenase/reductase SDR, with protein MNYDIKDKTILVTGANRGIGKAIVESFIEHGASKVYAAVRQLNSVSSLVEQYGERVVPIQLDLGDPQSIFAAAQTAPDVQIVINNAGVFQAGTPLAENAIASLEFQMNINVYGLIYMAQAFAPVLKANGGGVFAQINSVASLKGFPDSATYCASKAAAYSITQALRELLSEQDTLVLSVHPGPIATDMSDAAGMGEVAQPPALVADGIIEALKTGDFHVFPDSVAKQMGDAYKSFAENVVEVSSN; from the coding sequence ATGAACTACGACATCAAAGACAAAACCATTTTGGTGACGGGCGCAAATCGCGGCATCGGCAAGGCGATAGTTGAGTCGTTTATTGAACACGGAGCCAGCAAAGTCTATGCGGCTGTTCGCCAACTCAATAGTGTCTCCTCATTGGTTGAACAATACGGTGAGAGGGTAGTACCAATTCAGCTTGATTTAGGTGATCCCCAATCTATTTTTGCGGCGGCTCAAACTGCCCCAGATGTGCAAATAGTGATCAATAATGCAGGAGTCTTTCAAGCTGGAACTCCCTTAGCTGAAAATGCGATCGCATCTCTTGAATTTCAGATGAACATCAATGTGTATGGATTGATCTACATGGCGCAGGCGTTTGCCCCAGTACTCAAAGCCAATGGAGGAGGTGTCTTTGCCCAAATCAATTCTGTTGCTTCGCTCAAGGGTTTCCCCGACTCTGCTACTTACTGTGCCTCAAAAGCTGCGGCCTATTCAATCACTCAGGCATTACGAGAACTGTTGAGTGAACAGGACACGCTTGTGCTAAGTGTTCACCCTGGCCCGATTGCCACGGATATGAGTGATGCAGCAGGAATGGGTGAGGTTGCACAGCCACCTGCACTTGTGGCAGATGGAATAATAGAAGCTCTTAAAACTGGGGATTTTCACGTCTTTCCTGACTCAGTGGCTAAACAAATGGGCGATGCTTATAAAAGCTTTGCAGAAAATGTCGTCGAGGTATCATCAAATTAA